The DNA segment ATGTCTGGATGCCGCAGCCCTCGTAAGAAATCTCTCATTTTTGCAGCCTCTGTTACAAAAATTAATCATAACAGGTGCGGCCGTGAGATCGTGATTTTTCGGTAGGTAAAGACAAGAAAAAAGGGGGAGCGATCGCCGATTTAGAGCCTCTGTCAATTCACGTAATTTTGTGAGTTATGGCGAGTTATGGTGCAGTTAAAGTAGCAAAATAGCTTTGGAGTAGCTTTTGCAGATTTCGAGACGAACTTTTCTACGTTCAACAGCATTCATGGCAGGCAGTTTTATCCTGAGTTGTGCCCCTAACCAGCTCTATCGTCAGGCGGCCATTGGACAGTTCTTTATGCCCGATGAAGGTCAGGAAAATGTGCGGACATGGATGGCTTTCGTTGCCAATGACTACATTTGGTCAAGGAAACAAATTCCTGAAGTTAAACGAAATCTCGCGTTGATTGCGACGACGATCGCGAAATATGAGCCTGTGTCGATTTTGGTTTCTCCTAAAGATTTTGCGGAGGCACAGCAAGTCTTCGGAGACTTCAACCAATATGACCATGCCATCGAACTAATCCAATTTCAACTTGATGATCTTTGGTTACGGGACACAGGGCCGACCTTTGTGTTTGATAGTCAGGGGCAAAAATATGGCATAAATTTTAACTTTAATGGCTGGGGTGGTAAGCAACAATCGGCCTATGATGCCATGGTGGCTGACTTTATTACGAGTACGGTGGATGCCACGGCGATCGCCTCAAATCTTGTCCTCGAAGGTGGCTCCTTTGAAATCGACGGTCACGGCATGGCTATTTTGACGAGAAGCTCTGTCTTAAATAAAAATCGCAATCAAAATATCGACGAAGCGATTGTCGAAAAGGAACTAAAAACTTTACTTGGCATCAAAAAAATCATTTGGCTAGAGGGCATTAAGGGCAAAGATATTACCGATGGTCACGTTGACTTCTATGCACGATTTGCTCGACAGGGAGAGGTTTTCGTGAGCCGCGATAATTATCCGCAATCCCATGATTATCAAGTAACGCGGCAAAATATTGAGGTGCTGCAAAATGCCACTGACCTTGGGGGAAATCCCCTAAAAGTCACGGTTATTGATGCTCCGGCTGTCATCAACGAAAGGTTTGGGGTGCGTGATTTTGCGGCGGGCTATCTTGGTTACTACCTTTGTAATGGGGCGGTGATCATGCAAAAGTTTGGCGATCGCGCGGCTGATCAAAAAGCCAAAGAGATCCTTGCTCAAGCTTTCCCTGATCGAGTCATTGAGCAAATTGCCATTGATGGGATCGCCTCCGGTGGCGGTAGTGTCCACTGTGCGACTCAGCAGGAGCCGGCAATGCCTAGTGGGCCCCTAGACAGTGAGTAAAGATAACGTAAACAAAAATAGGCAATCAATCATCAAGGAGATGGGCGATCGCCGTTATATTTTTTCCTGTGAGCATCCCTTAAAAGCGAGGATTAGAATCGCGCACAATCTTAAATTCAATTTCCTGTAAAAACGCTGGATCAACTTTAGTTTCTGGGTGGGGAAAGACTAATGTTCCTTGTTCACCGACCTTTGCTGTCGCCAATTTCAGCTTAACGTTGGCATCCACCAGCTTGAAATTTTTCACGTTTGCGAGGGATTCAATGGTGCGATTAATCAGGCTAGAGCCTTCCTCTGGGGTTAGAGCTTTGATGGAAGTTTCACCCGTTTGGGATTGTAGGCGTTTATTGGCTGCTTCAAGCTGGGTATTTTGCTGTTTTAGACCCGTCACATTTTTTTGCAGATCAGATAGTTCTCGTTTAAGAGAGTTGATTTCTTTTTGGGCTGTATTCACACCAGAGGCGCGTTTCCGCAGAATATTAACCTCTTGTTCAAGGTTGGCGATCGCCTCACTCAGTTGACGATTTTCCTCTGATAATTCTTCAATGATTTGCTCCGAATCCTTAGAGCGCACAGTTTTTTGAGGTTGAAAATTGCGGGGTTGGAAGCTGCGGGATACAAATTCTTCAGGCATGATTTTAAACTCCAGTTAGAAAAAAATTGCAATCAAAAATAACGGTCACAACGGCAATAAACTTAACGATCAGGAATATCAATCGGGCGATCGTCGAGCTGCAAACTGCGCAATGTCCTTTTGTTAGCAGGGTCTTTCACATCCACAAGCCAACGATTTTTCGCCGCCACATAAGACACATCCACATCCAATTCCCCAAAAATGTCCCTTAGCCGTGACACATCAGGTTTAGCAAGGACTTCATCTTTGACCTCACTAGGTTTACGAGCAGGCGGTCGCACCTCTTCATCAGGAATGGTGAGAAAACGCGCACGAATACTAGATAAAGCACCCGCATTTAGACTACCTAGTTTGTCGAGGTCGCCGCTAATGGGTTGAATATTCACCACGCCGTCATCATCTTCATCGATCATCATTTTTAGATCGACCTCGATTTCACTCACTGCCAGCCCCGTTTGTAAATTATTTAAACCTGCCGACTGTTCTAGAGCTGCAGCGTTAATCTGGCTTTGGGCTTGCAAAACAGATTGACCAAATTCGCTCAACAGTGAATTGATGTTCATCTTAGCCATTGCTTTCATCTCCTGCATCAGTATCAGTTGTTGGATTTGCGCCTTGGTTAATGACATCAAGGGCAACATTCAGGCGAGAAGGTGGGGGAACAGGGGTTAATTTCACCTTCATTTTGGTGGAAATATCCACATTGCGATTTAACTTGCGCTGGGTCTGCAACGA comes from the [Limnothrix rosea] IAM M-220 genome and includes:
- a CDS encoding agmatine/peptidylarginine deiminase — encoded protein: MAGSFILSCAPNQLYRQAAIGQFFMPDEGQENVRTWMAFVANDYIWSRKQIPEVKRNLALIATTIAKYEPVSILVSPKDFAEAQQVFGDFNQYDHAIELIQFQLDDLWLRDTGPTFVFDSQGQKYGINFNFNGWGGKQQSAYDAMVADFITSTVDATAIASNLVLEGGSFEIDGHGMAILTRSSVLNKNRNQNIDEAIVEKELKTLLGIKKIIWLEGIKGKDITDGHVDFYARFARQGEVFVSRDNYPQSHDYQVTRQNIEVLQNATDLGGNPLKVTVIDAPAVINERFGVRDFAAGYLGYYLCNGAVIMQKFGDRAADQKAKEILAQAFPDRVIEQIAIDGIASGGGSVHCATQQEPAMPSGPLDSE